Proteins co-encoded in one Yamadazyma tenuis chromosome 1, complete sequence genomic window:
- the ATG15 gene encoding Putative lipase atg15 (COG:I; EggNog:ENOG503NWX1) gives MNGQILSISSHVVHGYVGNRAITFPLQYLGWNVDALNTTNLSNHPGYGKFGGSAEDPQLIVKVLEGLEEIGNSVDHYNMVLTGYMPNESILGAIKDSIFKRFNSNNHKPILVMDPILGDNGKIYVDERVIPIYKQMFCSGYVDLITPNQFEFEVLSGVSIKDITSLKQAIMAFSHAYEVKNVVLSSINIGDDMYSVGYTRGAHELFLVSIHEIPCKFFGCGDLFTGLVAHNFYKAGGKLTAQVLNDSVHKLTKVLQNTLDLERQVRGTEDIKVVNDIKIVPSAKRLDITPEFLAATGLDDVQMSSDKSDIHTSDLEQVYAQNDWPEAFQNRNPWTMRFPIKSGPPVKVQRLAERHTPNFIDSYLEYAINIKGNPRLLNMINLEWEQPKEISFPDVSDKDTLVSLALISSNAYVRFPKSEEEKRKSDWTDLGEEWQPDQNNSDLEFGWDGEGLRGHVFVNEENHTVVIGFKGTSGAGIPGAGEDETTASDKLNDNLLFSCCCARLSYLWTTVCDCYEKAYTCNQDCLEKELVRKDRFYQAVLDVYRNVTAMYNPDVYDIWLTGHSLGGALASLLGRTYGLPVVAFEAPGEMLASQRLHLPQPPGFPRYLEHIYHIGNTADPIFMGSCNGASSSCNAAGYAMETACHTGKLCVYDVVTDKGWNVNVLNHRIHTVIDDIILKYNDTPECVVQPPCRDCFNWRFVSHDDDEDDEPKLPNPLLPHRSKSRTSTFTSASTSVNMGFETSVSSQPPQSSTSQPPKKQKCLKRAWYGWCSEWGDDDEE, from the exons ATGAACGGACAGATCTTATCTATACTGTCACACGTCGTGCACGGGTACGTGGGGAACCGGGCGATCACATTCCCGTTACAGTACCTTGGGTGGAACGTCGATGCCTTAAATACCACAAATCTCTCAAACCACCCGGGATACGGcaagtttggtggtagTGCTGAGGACCCGCAGTTGATAGTCAAAGTGcttgaaggacttgagGAAATCGGTAATTCGGTCGACCACTACAATATGGTGCTCACTGGATATATGCCGAATGAGCTGATACTTGGAGCCATCAAAGACTCGATTTTCAAGAGGTTTAACCTGAATAACCACAAACctattttggtgatggatCCCATCTTGGGTGACAACGGGAAAATATACGTGGATGAGCGTGTGATTCCCATATACAAGCAGATGTTTTGCAGCGGGTATGTGGACTTGATAACGCCCAACCAGTTCGAGTTTGAGGTTCTTAGTGGTGTGTCAATTAAGGATATCACCTCTTTAAAGCAGGCGATCATGGCATTTTCTCATGCTTATGAGGTGAAGAATGTCGTTTTGTCGTCTATCAATATTGGAGATGACATGTACAGCGTGGGGTATACGCGAGGCGCACATGAGCTATTCCTTGTGTCTATCCACGAGATTCCGTGTAAATTTTTTGGCTGTGGTGACCTTTTCACGGGACTTGTGGCGCATAACTTCTATAAAGCAGGCGGAAAACTCACGGCGCAGGTGTTGAATGACAGTGTACATAAGTTGACTAAGGTGTTACAGAACACGCTTGATCTTGAGAGGCAGGTGAGAGGGACTGAGGATATAAAGGTGGTGAATGATATAAAGATTGTACCACTGGCGAA GCGCTTGGATATAACCCCCGAGTTCCTCGCCGCCACCGGCTTGGATGACGTACAAATGTCCTCGGACAAATCAGACATCCACACGTCTGACTTGGAACAAGTATACGCCCAAAATGACTGGCCCGAGGCGTTCCAGAATCGCAATCCCTGGACCATGCGCTTTCCCATCAAGTCGGGCCCACCCGTCAAGGTGCAGCGTTTGGCCGAGCGCCATACCCCCAACTTTATCGACTCGTATCTTGAATACgccatcaacatcaaggGGAATCCACGGCTCCTAAAcatgatcaacttggagtgGGAACAACCCAAAGAGATCTCATTCCCCGACGTCAGCGACAAGGACACGTTGGTGTCGCTCGCACTCATCTCATCCAATGCTTACGTTCGGTTCCCCAagagtgaagaagagaagcGCAAGCTGGATTGGACGGACTTGGGCGAAGAGTGGCAGCCGGATCAGAACAACAGCGACCTTGAGTTTGGCTGGGACGGTGAAGGGTTACGCGGACATGTGTttgtcaatgaagaaaaccaCACGGTGGTGATTGGGTTTAAGGGCACAAGTGGAGCGGGAATCCCTGGTGCTGGCGAAGACGAAACCACCGCGAGTGATAAGCTCAACGATAACTTGTTGTTCCTGTGTTGTTGTGCCCGATTGAGCTATCTCTGGACCACTGTATGTGATTGCTACGAAAAAGCGTACACTTGCAACCAGGACTGCTTAGAGAAAGAGTTAGTACGTAAGGACAGATTCTACCAAGCGGTGCTAGATGTCTACCGAAACGTGACAGCGATGTACAACCCCGACGTGTATGACATCTGGTTGACGGGCCACTCGTTAGGCGGTGCATTAGCCCTGCTTTTGGGTCGTACGTACGGGCTTCCGGTGGTGGCATTCGAGGCACCAGGTGAAATGCTTGCCAGTCAAAGACTACATTTGCCGCAACCACCGGGATTTCCCCGGTATTTGGAGCACATCTACCACATCGGCAATACGGCAGATCCGATTTTCATGGGTCTGTGTAACGGAGCCTCGTCTTCGTGCAACGCTGCTGGATATGCCATGGAAACTGCATGTCATACCGGTAAACTCTGTGTCTACGACGTGGTTACTGATAAGGGCTGGAATGTCAATGTGTTGAACCACCGGATTCATACGGTCATCGACGAtatcatcttgaagtataATGATACTCCCGAATGCGTGGTACAACCTCCATGTCGGGACTGCTTCAACTGGAGGTTTGTGTCGCACGACGATGACGAGGACGACGAGCCCAAACTTCCCAACCCACTCTTGCCACATCGGTCTAAGTCCAGGACTTCTACATTTACATCTGCATCTACTTCTGTGAACATGGGGTTCGAGACTTCAGTTTCTTCGCAGCCACCACAAAGTTCCACCAGTCAGCCACCAAAAAAGCAAAAGTGTCTCAAGCGGGCGTGGTATGGGTGGTGCCTGGAGTGGGGCGACGATGATGAGGAGTAG
- the SED4 gene encoding vesicle formation at the endoplasmic reticulum (COG:U; EggNog:ENOG503NVXM), with product MSLKDSVTIDVGYPVYGAKFVNNKTLVVAGGGGEGNNGIPNKITAIKCSFKIKDKNRRLQRFREITLPTNEDSPTCIEINKIENTFTEEKSYSVFVGCNQSNELIKSMNANNNLRKYVFTDDEHLKFIDAAQLDQEVTNEDIGVYPKIINLSPDNSMGLLMTSKEPSVVYLFDPEALECLYRFESGVEIRDFHLCAFDNGQSLAFVTSTSIELVSVSSNSVSVVESSNKHAAVKKTLGAYILTKVRYIGEDELLISANVRKGGVALLKYSIKSKSIIKINNFSKKSKGLVAVDVSLEQNLVAVAANDFSMTLLRLSDLKVLKTFPKLHTFAITSVCFSPNGSKLAAVSASNAVRVFKIPKKFAHGKSVIGTLINYVFYTLLFGLLAIFLQISIENGKLEEAFLVSKEFTISQFEYLSGLSIHAYELVKEKIKNEKLDGDDNTKKYFTINEWEDSSVSSLIAAETPMGEPVDTANDIVVEISRSEDVSQVTEDTEFTESVVETTIATTLEPHFNIEPKVEYTQNTTIPDNAGFVDREVSDDEDLTSSVVEDTLTSSSNPEDIDAGYQADVEEPASGSEPSDLSEVEEVTEEEVTEEEPEAEAVEEPEVDTVETVPEAEEEAEVEEVLSESVTEDYVTAEEADSSEVEEVVEIETETESEAETESETEGYVNAEEADSSEVEEVVEIETETESEAETESETEGYVTAEEADSSEVEEVVEIETETESEAETESETEGYVTAEEADSSEVEEVVEIETETESEAETESETEGYFTAEEADTEIEDTTEEATENEEVPGSGEANEVKTTEVDSTPVVEEVDESEIVETEETSETEEVSATEEVSETEELSESESDAIESETETSETEEVNGVSETKSEVSESTPETKVTKETPASTGISKESSTTPKPTTKKPKKKKKKRTVTRKVKKPKTKTT from the coding sequence ATGTCACTCAAGGACAGTGTGACGATTGATGTCGGGTACCCGGTCTATGGGGCCAAGTTTGTCAATAATAAGACCCTTGTGGTTGCTGGTGGGGGCGGTGAGGGCAATAACGGGATCCCCAATAAGATAACCGCCATCAAGTgttctttcaagatcaaggaCAAAAATAGACGCTTGCAACGGTTCAGAGAAATCACGTTGCCCACTAATGAGGACTCGCCGACATGTATCgagatcaacaagatcgaAAACACCTTTACCGAAGAAAAGTCGTATTCGGTGTTTGTTGGGTGTAATCAGTCcaacgagttgatcaagtcgatgaatgccaacaacaatttgaGAAAGTACGTCTTCACCGACGACGAGCATTTGAAGTTCATCGACGCGGCCCAGTTGGACCAGGAAGTTACCAACGAGGATATCGGCGTGTATCccaagatcatcaacttgtcacCAGATAATTCCATGGGGTTATTGATGACCTCCAAGGAACCGTCCGTGGTGTACTTGTTCGACCCTGAGGCGTTGGAGTGCTTGTACCGGTTCGAGCTGGGTGTGGAGATCAGAGACTTCCATTTGTGTGCGTTCGACAATGGCCAGAGTTTGGCATTCGTCACCTCTACGTCAATAGAATTGGTGTCGGTGAGCTCCAACTCGGTTTCTGTCGTCGAATCTTCCAACAAACACGCCGCCGTGAAAAAGACATTGGGTGCTTATATTTTAACGAAGGTCAGGTatattggtgaagatgaacttCTCATCTCCGCCAATGTGAGAAAAGGTGGAGTGgctttgttgaagtactcCATTAAATCTAAATCCATCAttaaaatcaacaacttctcgAAGAAACTGAAGGGGTTGGTGGCTGTCGACGTGtctcttgaacaaaacTTGGTGGCAGTGGCAGCTAATGACTTCTCGATGACCTTGCTTCGTCTCTCCgatttgaaggttttgaagacatttCCCAAATTACACACTTTTGCAATCACCAGCGTGTGCTTCTCTCCTAATGGCTCCAAGTTGGCGGCTGTTTCTGCATCGAATGCCGTTCGTGTATTTAAGattcccaagaagtttgccCATGGCAAATCGGTCATCGGAACCTTGATCAACTACGTCTTCTACACATTATTGTTTGGACTTTTGGCTATTTTCTTGCAGATATCCATTGAAAATGGTAAACTTGAAGAGGCCTTCCTCGTTTCCAAGGAGTTTACTATCTCTCAATTTGAATATTTGAGCGGCTTGAGCATACATGCCTACGAActtgtcaaagaaaagatcaagaacgAGAAATTGGACGGTGACGACAATACCAAAAAGTATTTTACGATCAATGAATGGGAAGACCTGAGTGTATCTTCGTTGATAGCCGCGGAAACCCCAATGGGAGAACCCGTTGATACTGCAAACgatattgttgttgaaatttCTCGTAGTGAAGACGTTTCGCAAGTTACGGAAGACACTGAATTCACTGAATCTGTTGTCGAAACCACAATTGCTACAACTCTTGAGCCCCACTTTAATATCGAGCCCAAAGTAGAGTATACTCAAAATACGACGATTCCAGACAATGCAGGTTTTGTGGATCGTGAAGTTTCAGACGATGAGGATCTCACTTCcctggttgttgaagacaCACTTACCAGCTCATCCAATCCTGAGGACATAGACGCTGGTTATCAAGCAGATGTTGAAGAGCCAGCTAGTGGTTCAGAACCTTCGGATTTGAGCGAAGTCGAAGAAGtgactgaagaagaagtgactgaagaagagccaGAAGCTGAGgctgttgaagaaccagaagtGGACACTGTGGAAACAGTTCCAGAAgccgaagaagaagcagaggTCGAAGAAGTTTTGAGCGAGTCAGTGACTGAAGACTATGTTACAGCAGAGGAAGCTGATTCTTCtgaggtggaagaagtaGTTGAAATTGAGACAGAGACTGAATCTGAAGCAGAGACTGAATCTGAAACCGAAGGCTACGTTAACGCCGAGGAAGCTGATTCTTCtgaggtggaagaagtaGTTGAAATTGAGACAGAGACTGAATCTGAAGCAGAGACTGAATCTGAAACCGAAGGCTACGTTACCGCCGAGGAAGCTGACTCTTCtgaggtggaagaagtaGTTGAAATTGAGACAGAGACTGAATCTGAAGCAGAGACTGAATCTGAAACCGAAGGCTACGTTACCGCCGAGGAAGCTGACTCTTCtgaggtggaagaagtaGTTGAAATTGAGACAGAGACTGAATCTGAAGCAGAGACTGAATCTGAAACCGAAGGCTACTTTACTGCTGAGGAAGCTGACACTGAAATCGAAGACACTACTGAAGAAGCAACTGAAAACGAAGAGGTCCCTGGATCTGGAGAGGCAAATGAGGTGAAAACTACGGAAGTTGACTCTACCCctgtggttgaagaagtggatGAATCCGAGATTgttgaaactgaagaaacCAGCGAAACCGAAGAAGTGTCGGCAACCGAAGAAGTGTCGGAAACTGAAGAATTATCTGAGTCAGAAAGCGATGCTATTGAATCTGAGACGGAGACAAGTGAGACAGAAGAGGTTAATGGGGTATCTGAAACTAAATCAGAAGTCTCAGAGAGTACCCCAGAAACCAAGGTAACCAAAGAAACTCCAGCATCTACAGGTATCTCTAAGGAATCTCTGACTACCCCCAAGCCAACCACAAAGAAGCctaagaagaagaagaagaagagaacgGTCACCAGAAAGGTGAAAAAACCtaaaaccaaaaccacaTAA
- the SUR7 gene encoding Eisosomes component (EggNog:ENOG503P188; COG:S) — translation MKVINTFLNIFLLAGTCVLLVLTVAGGSSDSFPLNKFYWLRADTSKISGAPSESAWTFWGVCEYGNFSSCTLGPAYPLSPVDNFHTSSHVPKDFVDNRDTYYYLTRFSFAFTLTGLSFAGIALIIDILGFCFEIIDKVVLAFIVLAIIFVAGTAAMQTAATVLAKNAFSDSNLSASVGVKAVAIIWAAVACLLLVFFNTCFANIANSYKKHINRVQESQGEATYPEQDNDASSFTRATPATEEPKTEEDNGGIRFFKIKRNHKVSDDESV, via the coding sequence ATGAAAGTCATCAATACCTTCTTAAACATATTCTTGTTGGCCGGTACCTGTGTGTTATTGGTGTTAACCGTGGCCGGTGGTTCGTCTGACTCGTTCCCATTGAATAAGTTCTACTGGTTAAGGGCCGATACCAGCAAAATCTCCGGTGCTCCTTCCGAGTCTGCTTGGACCTTCTGGGGGGTTTGTGAGTACGGCAACTTCTCCAGCTGTACGTTGGGTCCTGCCTACCCACTTTCACCCGTGGATAATTTCCATACCTCATCCCATGTTCCAAAAGACTTTGTTGACAATAGAGATACATACTACTATTTGACCAGATTTTCGTTTGCCTTCACATTGACCGGCTTGTCTTTTGCCGGGATTGCGTTGATTATCGACATTCTCGGGTTCTGTTTTGAGATTATTGATAAGGTTGTGTTAGCGTTCATTGTGTTGGCCATTATTTTTGTTGCCGGGACCGCTGCCATGCAAACAGCGGCTACGGTATTGGCCAAGAATGCTTTCCTGGACAGTAATTTGTCTGCCAGTGTGGGAGTTAAGGCAGTTGCCATCATCTGGGCGGCCGTGGCGTGtcttttgttggtgtttttcaacacctgttTTGCCAACATTGCCAACTCTTATAAAAAGCACATCAACAGAGTGCAAGAGTCGCAGGGTGAGGCCACCTACCCTGAGCAGGACAACGATGCCTCATCGTTCACCAGAGCCACCCCTGCTACGGAAGAGCCAAAGACCGAAGAAGACAATGGAGGAATTCGgtttttcaagattaaGAGAAACCACAAGGTTTCGGATGATGAGAGCGTTTAG
- the PTK2 gene encoding Putative serine/threonine protein phosphatase (EggNog:ENOG503NXGS; COG:T) produces MMTTSESKPTKHGVKQMFKKESSESSTDLSSKPSAHGLSRLFHHHHHEGASSDQETHGKLSRTPSKLSLRRNTVIHSRPEEKFQPKKLTKAETIAHLNQINHKNKKSNADKKGSSPDKDSDGDSISILHPEKIVYNPFGLNRDLAVDKPKDANFYLNASDQVHLLSNPVKDPNELLPPDLHQDRVNLFDDFEIDTTDKKLGEGGSSEVRVVNLIQSKKKLFALKRFTLLDKETDDDFYKRAVKEFIISKRAKSRHVVNTFHIVRIQSLNNLTRGWGFILEYCNHGDLFNLIIKPGWKRTALNERYCMFKQIAYGLKFLHDHDIVHKDMKPENVLIDRNGMAKICDFGVSDWGHHEPGNFDSPIKTSTSYVGSPPYSPPEVMVLKETSHAELKNFAYNPFKMDHWGLGMVLFCIVYCGVPFSTSLVTDHGFREYKFNHSRFCGNNPGFKNNTDLHRGPGSEFKWASQFQSTGAARVAWKLCDPSIDHRYDLDLLFNDPWFQGLEMCVYEAEDQDVNPVVFPTVPSNASFSAVSTSAGSRVPSRRNTSLHNFNNASTAADLSSSFKSMLDFQSKEATNGQVHDNHEDGDDEDGDDKSIHSQSSLTHFHQAPPPLAADGCCSCEKPKSSSSMLDVVEKPKVKSMLDMAGSLNLPSLKEHDTYTENIKESKECVCDCHQEKSPANRPRAQSHPHPFRHVSSESLKRNSSQSSFTRNNSLTEWEDVLKPAEDLHLDSSGVCNLGYKIRKHHHLEVSGAAVSGALARRR; encoded by the coding sequence ATGATGACCACATCGGAGTCCAAGCCTACCAAACACGGGGTTAAACaaatgttcaagaaggaGTCGTCCGAATCTTCGACCGACTTATCCTCGAAACCTTCTGCCCACGGGTTGAGTAGACTcttccatcaccatcaccacgAAGGAGCGCTGTCGGACCAGGAAACCCACGGCAAGTTGTCGCGTACCCCGTCCAAGTTGTCGTTACGAAGAAATACTGTCATCCATTCCCGGCCAGAGGAGAAGTTCCAGCCCAAAAAACTCACTAAGGCTGAAACTATCGCCCATTTGAACCAAATAAACCATAAAAACAAGAAGTCCAACGCCGACAAGAAAGGCTCTTCCCCGGACAAGGATAGTGATGGGGATTCGATTAGTATTCTCCATCCTGAGAAAATTGTCTATAATCCGTTTGGACTCAACAGGGATTTGGCGGTCGACAAGCCCAAAGATGCCAACTTCTACTTGAACGCATCCGACCAGGTCCACTTGTTGAGCAACCCCGTCAAGGATCCCAATGAGCTCTTACCCCCGGATTTACATCAAGATCGGGTAAATTTgtttgatgactttgaaatcGACACCACcgacaagaagttgggcGAAGGAGGCTCTTCCGAAGTGCGGGTGGTCAACTTGATCCagagcaagaagaagttatTTGCCTTGAAGCGGTTCACGTTGTTGGACAAGGAaactgatgatgatttttACAAGCGGGCAGTTAAGGAGttcatcatctccaaacGGGCCAAGAGTCGGCACGTGGTAAACACCTTCCACATTGTTCGGATACagagcttgaacaacttgaccCGAGGATGGGGGTTTATCTTGGAGTATTGTAACCACGGGGACTTGTTTAACCTTATCATCAAGCCTGGCTGGAAGCGCACTGCCTTAAATGAACGGTATTGTATGTTCAAACAGATCGCCTATGGCCTCAAGTTCTTGCACGACCACGATATTGTCCATAAGGACATGAAGCCGGAGAACGTGTTGATCGATCGCAACGGTATGGCCAAGATCTGTGATTTCGGAGTCAGCGACTGGGGCCATCACGAACCAGGGAACTTTGATTCGCCCATCAAGACGTCAACCTCGTACGTGGGGTCACCGCCATACTCGCCTCCGGAGGTcatggtgttgaaggaaacCAGCCACGcagagttgaagaactttgcGTATAACCCGTTCAAAATGGATCATTGGGGGTTGGGGATGGTACTATTCTGTATCGTCTACTGTGGAGTGCCTTTCAGCACCTCACTTGTGACCGACCATGGCTTTCGGGAATACAAGTTCAACCACAGCCGGTTCTGCGGAAACAACCCTGGTTTCAAGAACAATACCGATCTCCACCGCGGGCCTGGGTCTGAGTTTAAATGGGCCAGTCAATTCCAGTCGACTGGAGCTGCCCGAGTTGCCTGGAAGTTGTGTGATCCTTCTATTGACCATCGGTacgacttggacttgttgttcaatgACCCGTGGTTCCAGGGATTGGAAATGTGTGTGTATGAAGCCGAAGATCAGGATGTCAATCCGGTGGTGTTTCCCACGGTTCCCTCCAACGCCTCGTTCTCGGCCGTTTCGACTCTGGCGGGATCTCGTGTGCCCTCACGGCGGAACACTTCTCTCCataacttcaacaatgccaGTACCGCGGCGGATTTGTCTTCGAGCTTCAAAAGCATGCTTGACTTCCAGTCGAAAGAGGCCACCAACGGCCAAGTCCACGACAACCACGAggatggtgatgatgaagatggtgaCGACAAGTCGATCCACTCGCAGTCATCCTTAACACACTTCCACCAGGCACCACCACCTCTAGCGGCCGATGGGTGCTGCAGCTGCGAAAAACCCAAGTCCCTGAGTTCCATGTTGGACGTGGTGGAAAAACCAAAGGTCAAGTCGATGCTTGACATGGCGGGTCTGCTAAACCTCCCGAGTCTTAAGGAACACGACACTTACACAGAGAACATAAAAGAATCCAAAGAGTGTGTTTGTGACTGTCACCAAGAAAAGTCACCAGCAAATCGTCCCAGGGCCCAGTCACATCCTCACCCGTTCAGGCATGTATCGTCTGAAAGCTTGAAGCGCAACAGCAGCCAGTCGAGCTTCACCAGAAATAATAGTTTGACGGAGTGGGAAGATGTTCTTAAGCCGGCAGAAGATTTACATCTTGATTCGAGTGGTGTTTGCAACTTGGGCTACAAGATCAGAAAGCACCACCATTTGGAGGTGAGTGGAGCAGCTGTGTCGGGGGCGTTGGCAAGGAGGAGATGA
- the RPL32 gene encoding 60S ribosomal protein eL32 (EggNog:ENOG503P2W4; COG:J): MAASIPHPKIVKKHTKKFKRHHSDRYHRVSENWRKQKGIDSVVRRRFRGNISEPNIGYGSNNKTKFLMPSGHKAYLVKNLKDLDVLLMHTKTYAAEIAHNVSAKNRVDIIEKAKKLGVKVTNPKGRVSLEA, from the coding sequence ATGGCTGCTTCAATTCCACACCCAAAGATTGTCAAAAAGcacaccaagaagtttaaGAGACATCACTCTGACAGATATCACAGAGTTTCTGAAAACTGGAGAAAGCAGAAGGGTATTGACTCTGTtgtcagaagaagattcaGAGGTAACATCTCCGAACCAAACATCGGTTATggttccaacaacaagaccaagttcttgatgcCATCTGGACACAAGGCTTACTTGGttaagaacttgaaggacttaGACGTCTTGTTAATGCATACCAAAACCTACGCCGCCGAAATTGCTCACAATGTTTCTGCTAAGAACAGAGTTGACATTATCgaaaaggccaagaagttgggtGTTAAGGTTACCAACCCTAAGGGAAGAGTTTCTTTGGAAGCTTAG
- the RAD18 gene encoding E3 ubiquitin-protein ligase rad18 (EggNog:ENOG503NYXM; COG:L), which produces MIKNTCPLCLSNQLESNLRRVVVLEEIVNCFKSLRPFLLDFLQPPSNDSVSSTSDRTEIRSVPKRKLPSPETSSLPDSDDVIIISEEDEPMKRTKLSADEAECPICNKKMEPEFLQNTHIDNCLNGHSDVLPKEKPGGGKKGISAFFKPRAKNNESNSAENALKINHSDFYFNSAEKHVVKEIRLAKLDFNSLSVPKLKEKLHAIGIPTTGSRHQLELRYNQYYILFNANLDSSHPVDVRVLRQRLSRWESSHVAFTNAGNGSIFGGRMSTRSITDKQFSVTEWQQAYHQDFKELTRRARANTQRNLNLKTRTTLESEDSNTHPKPSQGLEGYTPLDSNDVVKEDSEVETSGKKMAQAG; this is translated from the coding sequence ATGATCAAAAATACGTGTCCTTTGTGTCTTTCCAACCAGTTAGAAAGTAATCTAAGACGCGTGGTTGTTCTCGAAGAGATTGTGAACTGTTTCAAGAGTTTAAGGCCGTTTTTACTCGACTTTTTACAACCACCTAGCAATGATTCTGTTTCTTCCACCAGCGACCGCACAGAAATCCGCCTGGTGCCGAAGCGGAAACTACCATCACCAGAAACATCTTCTCTCCCGGATTCTGACGATGTGATTATCATTTCCGAAGAAGACGAACCGATGAAACGGACAAAGCTATCTGCCGATGAAGCTGAATGTCCCATTTGcaacaagaaaatggaACCTGAGTTTCTCCAGAATACCCACATCGACAATTGTCTTAATGGACACAGTGACGTGCTACCTAAGGAAAAGCCAGGTGGTGGTAAAAAGGGGATTCTGGCTTTTTTCAAACCTCGGGCTAAAAATAATGAATCAAACAGCGCTGAAAACGCTCTCAAGATCAACCACCTGGACTTCTACTTCAACAGTGCTGAAAAACACGTCGTGAAGGAGATCCGGTTGGCCAAACTAGACTTTAATTCTTTGTCGGTAcccaaactcaaagagAAACTCCATGCCATAGGGATTCCTACCACCGGCTCACGTCACCAGCTCGAGCTCAGGTACAACCAGTACTATATTCTTTTCAACGCAAACCTTGATAGTAGCCACCCTGTGGATGTTAGAGTTCTTCGTCAAAGACTTAGTCGATGGGAGTCATCTCACGTGGCATTCACCAACGCTGGGAACGGAAGTATTTTTGGTGGCCGGATGAGTACAAGAAGTATAACTGATAAGCAGTTCCTGGTAACCGAATGGCAGCAGGCGTACCACCAAGACTTTAAGGAATTGACTCGCCGTGCGAGGGCCAATACGCAAAGAAACCTAAACCTTAAAACAAGAACCACTCTAGAATCTGAAGATTCAAATACTCATCCCAAGCCATCTCAGGGGCTAGAAGGGTATACCCCTCTTGATTCTAATGATGTGGTTAAGGAGGACTCGGAGGTGGAAACGTCCGGTAAGAAAATGGCTCAAGCCGGATAA